DNA from Coffea eugenioides isolate CCC68of unplaced genomic scaffold, Ceug_1.0 ScVebR1_2465;HRSCAF=3495, whole genome shotgun sequence:
aaaataaaaggggTAGCGTCCCTCCCCCGTATACgaggtttgccaaaaaaaaaaaaagtacattgTGTTGTATATTTCATAAGTTCAAAAGTTATTACAATAAGTCTAATATTCCTAGTACATCTTGACTTATTTTATTAGTTCAAAAGTTgttcaaaacttttttttgtgaaatttttatgGTATGGGGAAGGTGTGTTGGTTAGTTCACAAAACCATGTGCATTGTACACGCCAAATTCAGGTCAAAATGAGGGCTCTACCCAACCTAATTGTATCTCATTTACAAGTTTATAATAGCACAAGTGTTGAATTGATATAATTAGACATTCAAAAGAGGCCCAAACAACACTCTTCAATTATTGTGAGGGTTTATTGTCATAAAACCTTAAAATTATTCCCTACATTAGAGAAGAAATTCTACCAAGCAATCCTAGTTCAAGGATAAATATCAACTAGATTGGCTCACAACTTGTGTAGAATTGACTATAACTTATTTAGCTCTTATGACATCTTATGGAATTCATATGGATTTGCttttcaaccaaaatactcTCTGGAAGGTCTGTCTAGTGTCTTCAGACACTATCGTTAAGGACAAACAATATtcaattttgtgcaaaattaGAGTCTTCTATAAAATACAAATAACATTTTAGTTTGAGTTAGGTAAGGCTCGGGTTTGGAAGCAGTTTTGGAAGCAGAAGGCTCGGGTTAGGTGGCTTCAGGAGGGCGATCGAAATACAAGGTTCTTTCATTCTGTCGTCAAAAATAGAAGGGTACGTTCGATCATTCACAGGATTAGAAATGGGCAAGGGGAGTGGGTGGAGTCGGATGATGGGATTGGAGCAGAGGCGATACGGTATTTCGAGGGGTTGTTTACGGATCAGCGTCCAGCATCTTCTTCTGAGTTGCTTCAGCATATCCCAACAATTTTGACTGATGAGGAGAATGATTTGTTGGAGCAGTTTCCCTCTGCGGTGGAGATTCGAAATGCGGTTTTTGCGATGGATGGGGAGAGTGCACCGGGACCGGATGGATATACGGGTAAGTTCTTTACGGTTGCTTGGTCAGTTGTCGGTGCGGATGTTGTTAGCGCAGTGTGTAGTTTTTTCTGTGGGGCGGAGTTGCCTCGGGCTATTACAGCGACCTCCATTGCACTCATTCCTAAGGTTGGGCACCCACAGGATTTTTCTCAGTTTCGCCCGATTAGCTTGTGTAACTTTGTTAACAAGTTGATTTCGCGAATTTTGGCGGATCGCTTGGCCCGAATCCTTCCAAGGATTATTTCCCCACAGCAGAGTGGTTTTGTTCGGGGGCGGCTTATATCGGATAATTTCTTGCTGGCTCAAGAGTTGCTCTCTAATATAGGGAGGACCTCCAGAAATGCCGATGTAGCTCTGAAATTAGATATGTCAAAGGCTTATGACCGTGTTTCCTGGTTTTTTTTGACAATGGTTTTGAGGAGATTTGGTTTTAGGGAGCAATGGATTGATAGGATTTGGAGATTGGTCTCGAATGTTTGGTTTTCGGTCCTAATCAACGGGGCCAGTGTGGGTTTCTTTAAGTCTACGCGAGGGCTTCGTCAAGGGGACCGTTATCCCCAGGTTTGTTTATTATTGGCGCTGAGGTGCTGTCCCGCTCTTTGAACCAGTTAGTGGAGCATCGGGAGTTCAAGTGCTTTTCAGTTCCGCGGGGCTGTCCTATGATCACGCATCTCAGTTATGCAGATGACGTCCTGGTTTTTTCAGGTGCTTCATCCGCTTCGCTGAGATGTGTTATGCAGATTATTGGAAAATATGAAGCAGTTTCGGGGCAGGAGATTAATGTTCAAAAGAGTGGGTTCATGGTGCATGCTAAACTGCCTAGTCAGTGTGTGGCAAGGATTCGACGGGTAACTGGATTTGGTCTGAAGTCGTTTCCCGTGCGTTACTTGGGGTGTCCGCTTTTTGTGGGGCGCCGGAAGTGTCTATACTTCATGGAGCTGGTACAGTCAGTTATTTCTAAAGTTTCTTCATGGCGGTCCAGATTTCTATCCAATGGGGGTCGGATTGTACTCATCAAACACGTGCTTTCAGCAATCCCAACTCATTTATTGGCAGCCTCATGCCCTCCAAAGGGAGTTCTAGCTTTAGTTGAACGGGCTATGGCAAATTTTCTCTGGGGGGAGCGGGAAGGTGGCCTCCGACATCATTGGATTAAGTGGGCAGACCTGTGTGCCGACCCGTCACAGGGCGGGGTTGGTGTTCGATCGCTTCTGGATGTTCATACAGCATTCTCATTCAAATTGTGGTGGCGTTTCCGTACGGGAGAGTGTTTATGGGCGACATTTATGAGAGCCAAGTATTGTCGGCAGAGTCATCCGTGCATGGTAGCGGCGGGTCAGGGCAGTTCATATATGTGGAGGCGTTTGCTTCAGATTCGTGAGGTGGCGGAGCAAAATCTTTGGTGGGAGATGCTGTCGGGACAGTGTAATTTCTGGTTCGACAATTGGATGGGTTCTGGTCCTCTGTGTCAACGGTTACAAAATGTTTCTGATCACTTAGTTAGGGATTTCGTATTGAATGGAAGGTGGAATCAACAGTTGCTACGGCTTTGGGTTCCTGATGACATAGTATCAGAGATAATTACTAAAGTTGCCCCAGTGGGATCCGCGGATGATCGTGCGGTGTGGGCCTTGACAGAGTCAGGAGATTTCTCCATTGCTTCCACATACGTGCTGCTTGGTAGTCAGACCCCCTCATCTTTCATGTTTGATAGGGTTTGGCACCCTGTAATTCCAATCAAGATATCATTCTTCATGGTAAGATTGCTGCGGGATCGTTTACCGTTGGCATCGTCCCTAGGAAGGTTGCAAGTCTATGGCCCTTCCAA
Protein-coding regions in this window:
- the LOC113756735 gene encoding uncharacterized protein LOC113756735, whose product is MELHRMVWLYISKRSKPTRCLPMAWSLPTEPFVKLNVDGASLGNPGSSGGGGIVRSSSGQVIAAFSSHYEYQTNMKVAAKALFEGLKLCLALGCIHVEVEMDSLVLLNIVKGLHSWPWRIDAKFELGKARVWKQFWKQKARVRWLQEGDRNTRFFHSVVKNRRVRSIIHRIRNGQGEWVESDDGIGAEAIRYFEGLFTDQRPASSSELLQHIPTILTDEENDLLEQFPSAVEIRNAVFAMDGESAPGPDGYTGKFFTVAWSVVGADVVSAVCSFFCGAELPRAITATSIALIPKVGHPQDFSQFRPISLCNFVNKLISRILADRLARILPRIISPQQSGFVRGRLISDNFLLAQELLSNIGRTSRNADVALKLDMSKAYDRVSWFFLTMVLRRFGFREQWIDRIWRLVSNVWFSVLINGASVGFFKSTRGLRQGDRYPQLVEHREFKCFSVPRGCPMITHLSYADDVLVFSGASSASLRCVMQIIGKYEAVSGQEINVQKSGFMVHAKLPSQCVARIRRVTGFGLKSFPVRYLGCPLFVGRRKCLYFMELVQSVISKVSSWRSRFLSNGGRIVLIKHVLSAIPTHLLAASCPPKGVLALVERAMANFLWGEREGGLRHHWIKWADLCADPSQGGVGVRSLLDVHTAFSFKLWWRFRTGECLWATFMRAKYCRQSHPCMVAAGQGSSYMWRRLLQIREVAEQNLWWEMLSGQCNFWFDNWMGSGPLCQRLQNVSDHLVRDFVLNGRWNQQLLRLWVPDDIVSEIITKVAPVGSADDRAVWALTESGDFSIASTYVLLGSQTPSSFMFDRVWHPVIPIKISFFMVRLLRDRLPLASSLGRLQVYGPSKCFCCLASQSESLDHVFAEGELALFLWTFFGNSAGVSYRGMGVRSRLAAWWCQPVRHSRLESLHSVLPCIICWHIWLARNLANFEGQLLRRQTICDRILADVVGLFSKKFAGEFFGVGSWSTVLSIFSGWRPRYSHRVVCWEFPVQGAFKLNADGCSLGNPGVSGGGGVLRDSSGALLFGFSVPFGELTCLQAEIKALVFGVQQCRLRGFSRIRVEVDSLVLVNLLVRQFRCPWSVRSDLESLRAVQGLEWTVGHCYREMNQVADALAKVGAHSEGIILYTTQSELPRVARGALGLDRSQIPAIRTRAISH